CTCTTTAAACGAGTTGAAAAATTTGGGAATAGATGCCTATCCGGCACCGGAATTTAAAGTAACTCACCTTTCTAAAGAGATTCTGGATAAATTTGAAAAATCACCGGAGGAATTGCAAGAGGTTGTGATTGCCGGGCGAATGATGAGCAGGCGGATTATGGGTAAGGCTTCATTTTTTGAATTACAGGATGCCGAAGGTAGGATTCAGGTCTACGTGAGTCGGGATGATGTGAGTCGGGATGAAGCTTGCACGATGTATAATACCGTTTTCAAAAAGTTAATGGATATTGGTGACATTGTGGGAGTCAAGGGATTCGTGTTCCGCACGAACATGGGAGAGGTCTCAGTTCACGCGAAAGAGTTGGTGATGTTGTCCAAGTCCTTGCGTCCACTACCGGTTGTGAAAGAAAAGGATGGTAAAGTGTTTGATGCTTTTACCGATCCGGAATTGAGATACCGTCAACGTTATTTGGATTTGATCGTGAACCCGCAGGTGAAGGATGTGTTTATCAAGCGTACGAAAATGATCAACGCCATCCGTCAGTTCTACACGGAAATGGGATGTTTGGAGGTGGAGACTCCGGTGTTGCAGGCTATACCGGGAGGGGCTTCGGCGCGTCCGTTTATCACGCATCATAATGCGCTGGATATTCCGTTCTATTTGCGTATCGCGAACGAGTTGTACCTGAAACGTTTGATCGTGGGCGGTTTTAACGGGGTGTTCGAGTTTTCCCGTAATTTCCGTAACGAGGGTATGGACCGGACGCATAACCCGGAATTTACTTGTATGGAGGTGTACGTGCCGTACAAGGATTATTTGTGGATGATGGATAGCACAGAGAGAATGATCGAGGCAGCGGCAATGGCCGTGAACGGGACAACTAAAGCTCCTTTCGGGGAGAACGAGGTGGATTTCAAGCGTCCGTTCAAGCGCGTGAAGATGTCCGAGGCGATTAAAGAATATACCGGGTTTGACATCACAGGTAAGAGTGAGGATGAGATCCGGGCATTCTGTTTGTCTATCGGCTTGAACGTGGACGAGACGATGGGTAAGGGTAAGTTGATTGACGAGATTTTCGGAGAGAAATGTGAAAGTCATTATATACAGCCGACCTTTATTTACGACTATCCGGTGGAGATGTCTCCGCTAACTAAGATGCATCGTTCAGATCCCGGATTAACGGAGCGTTTCGAGTTGTTCGTGAATGGTAAGGAGGTGGCGAACGCTTATTCCGAGTTAAATGACCCGATCGATCAGTTGAATCGTTTCAAAGATCAGTTGGCACTTCAGGAAAGAGGGGATGATGAAGCCATGTTTATCGATTACGACTTTGTGCGTGCCTTGGAATACGGTATGCCCCCGACCTCGGGAATGGGTATCGGAATCGATCGGCTTTGTATGATCCTGACTAATAGCCCGTCTATACAGGATGTGCTGTTGTTCCCGCAAATGAAACCGGAGAAAGTGGCTACCGTGGATGCTGACGAGAAATTTATCGAGTTGGGAATCCCGGCTGATTGGGTTGCCGTGGTTCGTAAAGCCGGTTACCAGACCGTGGAAGCCTTGAAGGCGGTAGAGAACCCGAACAAGTTGCATCAGGAATTGAGCGGTTTAAATAAAAAAATGAAATTAGGCTTGAAGACCTTATCTCCGGATGAGGTAAAGAGCTGGATAAAATAGGTTCTAAGGTTTGTAAAGTTTATAAGGTCTATAAAGTTATTTTTTTGCCTTATAAACTTTATAACTTTATGAACTTTATAAACTTATTGGTATCATGGAAATAGTTGAGAAACCAAGGATTGGAGTAGTTGGTGGGGGTAGTTGGGCTACCGCTATCGCTAAAATGCTGACAGAAAATAACGGGCATATTAATTGGTTCATGAGAAACATTGAATCGATAAAGGCCTTTAAAGTATTAAAACACAATCCGCGGTATTTGTGTGGTGTCGATTTTGATATAGACAAAATCTCATTTTCGGATGATCTGGATTGGGTGATCATGAATTCCGATGTGATTGTGTTCGCTATCCCGAGTGCTTTCCTGCAAAACGTGGTAACTCCAAGGTTGCAAGTGTCGTTGAAAGATAAGATTATCGTTTCGGCCATCAAGGGGATGATTCCGGATGAGAATCTACTTATCGGGGAGTTCTTCCACCAGAAATACGAGGTACCTCTAGGACAGATTGTAATTATCTCCGGTCCCTGCCATGCGGAGGAAATAGCCTTGGAGCGTTTGTCTTATTTGACATTCTCCAGTGAGAACCTGCGGGTAGCACGGACTGTGGCTCAATTATTCGAGTGTTTCTACGTGAAAACCACG
The window above is part of the Butyricimonas paravirosa genome. Proteins encoded here:
- a CDS encoding NAD(P)H-dependent glycerol-3-phosphate dehydrogenase, with product MEIVEKPRIGVVGGGSWATAIAKMLTENNGHINWFMRNIESIKAFKVLKHNPRYLCGVDFDIDKISFSDDLDWVIMNSDVIVFAIPSAFLQNVVTPRLQVSLKDKIIVSAIKGMIPDENLLIGEFFHQKYEVPLGQIVIISGPCHAEEIALERLSYLTFSSENLRVARTVAQLFECFYVKTTISDDIYGAEYAAVLKNVFAIASGICHGLRYGDNFQAVLVANAIQEMERFVNAVHPIQRDIKFSAYLGDLLVTAYSQFSRNRTFGTMIGKGYSVKSAQMEMLMVAEGYFGVKGIHEINQQYKVHMPITEAVYNILYERISPTMEIRLLTDELR
- the lysS gene encoding lysine--tRNA ligase is translated as MSLAELSEQEIIRRNSLNELKNLGIDAYPAPEFKVTHLSKEILDKFEKSPEELQEVVIAGRMMSRRIMGKASFFELQDAEGRIQVYVSRDDVSRDEACTMYNTVFKKLMDIGDIVGVKGFVFRTNMGEVSVHAKELVMLSKSLRPLPVVKEKDGKVFDAFTDPELRYRQRYLDLIVNPQVKDVFIKRTKMINAIRQFYTEMGCLEVETPVLQAIPGGASARPFITHHNALDIPFYLRIANELYLKRLIVGGFNGVFEFSRNFRNEGMDRTHNPEFTCMEVYVPYKDYLWMMDSTERMIEAAAMAVNGTTKAPFGENEVDFKRPFKRVKMSEAIKEYTGFDITGKSEDEIRAFCLSIGLNVDETMGKGKLIDEIFGEKCESHYIQPTFIYDYPVEMSPLTKMHRSDPGLTERFELFVNGKEVANAYSELNDPIDQLNRFKDQLALQERGDDEAMFIDYDFVRALEYGMPPTSGMGIGIDRLCMILTNSPSIQDVLLFPQMKPEKVATVDADEKFIELGIPADWVAVVRKAGYQTVEALKAVENPNKLHQELSGLNKKMKLGLKTLSPDEVKSWIK